GGATCTGGAGCTAGTAGGGGTTGGTGGCTCCTGGGACGCTTCTGCCAGGCAGAGAGAGAAaagcctgagagtcagtaggaggTTTGGCCTGACTGAAAAACTGATAAGGGCCAGTACCCTAGGCCCCTATAGGCAAGGGCCGTAGAAAAACTCATTTGTCTATGGAGGAAGGTTCTTGGCCCAACCTCAAATTACCCTGtttattttcttgctttttgGCCCTGCCCACTTATGCTGAAACTccaccccatctcccccctcctcATGGCCCCTGGGCAAAGGAGAGATAGGGGTCAAAGGATAAATTGTGAGAGTGGCAGGTGCAAAAGTTTGATGGACATCTCAGAAGGATATAGCTTCTGCAGAAATTTAGCAATCTAGACAGAGCCTCTGACCAGAACATCAAGGGAATTCTCTCctaaaatacatatctgaaaagtCTTGAAATTAAGACCTATGGTTTCCTTCCAAATATCAACTCCGGACGTTAGaggttggtttgttttttgtttctttctttttctttttcttcttggtactggggaattgaactcaggggtgcttagccattgAGCagctttttcactttttttccgcTTTGAGGCAGTATCTAGCTAAGTTGTTTAAGGACTCCCTAAGTTACagtggctggtcttgaatttgtgatcctcctgcctcagctcacaagttgctgagattacatgtgccaccatgtccagtgaatttttaaaaaataataattgttagTGATAGCAGAAACAAAATAATTTTGCCTCAGAGAATATAGAGGTATGTCTAGAGCCAAAAGAAGATGCATGGGTCTGAGCTATTGTTAAAAACTGACCTCAGTGGTCAGAATCTTAACAGATGTTCTCTCACAGTGTTAGTTCTGATGCTTCTTGCTCCTCTTATTTCTCAGGATGGCAACAGGCAGGGCACGTTCTACGCGAAAGCTCCGGAATTGGGTGGTAGAGCAAGTGGAGAGTGGGAATTTCCCAGGAGTGTGCTGGGATGACACAAATAAGACCATGTTCCGGATTCCCTGGAAGCACGCAGGCAAGCAGGACTTTCGGGAGGACCAGGATGCTGCCTTCTTCAAGGTGAAGGGCCTGGAAGCCACCATCCCCCCCAAGCAAGAAATGGAGTATACCATGGCATACTTCCCCTTGAGCACCTTTATCTACCTGGATTTCAGACAAAGAGCATATTGGAGAGTAGAACCAGCTGTGTCATTTGCAGAGCCCAGTACAAAAGGAAAATGCAGAGCCCACATTAAACATTTATTAAGCATTGCAAAATGGCAACATCAGAACACAAACCCATTCCAAGCCCATCTGAGTTAAGGGCCTATGCAAGTGCTCAGGCTGCACACCTGTAAAGCCAATACTGTTGGAGGGATAGCTGATACATGTGACATgttgtttcttctttccttcctctctttaCTAGGCCTGGGCTATATTTAAGGGAAAGTCCAAGGAGGGCGACATAGGAGGCCCTGCTGTCTGGAAGACTCGCCTGCGCTGTGCCCTCAACAAGAGTCCTGAATTTGAAGAGGTTCCTGAGAGAGGCTGTATGGATGTTGCCGAACCCTACAAGGTATATCGGCTGCTGCCACCAGGCACCCTCCCTGGTAAGTGTTCCCTTGTTGAACCCTTCCTAGAATCAGCTGCCTGGAGCAGAAAGATGGAGATACGAGTCTCTTGGGAAGGTGGTGGTTCTCCCCCAGGCCTCTCAGAGTCTGCCCTGTCCCTACCTTTGGGAAGCTGCTATCCAGATTTCCTTTCCAGTCCTGCCCATCCTTTCACTGCTATAGACCTCTCCTCTACCTTCTTTTCCTGTCTTTCCTCTCAACAATTCCACAGCCCAGCCAGAGACCCAGAAATCACCATCAAAGAGACGCCTCAGTTCCGTGTCCtctgagagggaggaggaggaggataccTCGAACAATTGCACACTCAGTCTCAACTATCTCCAGGACCCCCTCAGTAATGTGAGAGCTGGGTGGTGGTGGTAAAAGGTGGGAGAGTTAGGGGGTGATGGTAAAGGGTGGGCCTAAGAGCAGTACAGGAACTAGAGAAATGGGCTCATGATAGATGCTATATCTGCAGGAGGTAAGGACTAATGGGGAAGCAAGCCACTCAGACAgtagaagcagcagcagcagaagtaGCAGCCCTGAGTCACAGGAAGGTACTACCTCCCCTGCCTCTGTGTTGTCTACCTTGCCACATCCTATGGCCCTTGGACTCCCCAGTTCCACTCTGAATAACCAGTGTCTCTGCTTCCCTTCCAGGTGTGGATACCACTGAGGCTACTGTTCAAGAGGATCAGGTATCCATGGAGCATCTCCCGCCTCTGAACTCAGGTACTTGGCATTTCTGACTCTTTCCTGCTCCCTTTCCCTCAGGTCTGCTTCCTTTGACTTTGCATGCATGTCTAGTCCACCAGTTACAGCAAACTGAGCCCACCTTATTTAGACAGAGGCACTGGTTTCTAGGCAGTGAAAATTCCATGTACTTGGCCAGACCCCACCCTACATGCTCTGTTCCCTGGATATCCATGTTGAGACATTGATTTCTTTGGGTTCAGCAGAGGCCCAGTCTTCAGGGACCTTCTTGTAAAATGCAAGACCTCATCCTCAAGTTTATAAATTGCATTAAGTACTGATATGGGTGAACCCATATGCTAGCTGATTTTCTGAATAACAAGAAAACCCAATAGGAAGCCCCTAACTAGCCACCTCAGAAAGTGCAGTTGCTGCCCTAGCCCTAGAGCCTCCTTTGTCTTCCCCAGCCTTTGTTTGGTTTCCCTTTCTGGACCTCATTAGCAAAATGAGGACATAAGATGGCAAGAAGCTCTACTTCGTTTTCTTAAAGCCCGTGTTGACCAGGTGTATCCCTGGCAGGAGAGGCTGCTCCAGCCTGCATGCTCCTCCAGGACCTGGTGCAGCTCTGCTGTTCTGTCCGCAGACTACTCGCTGCTGCTCACCTTCATCTACAGTGGGCGTGTGGTAGGCAAAGCCCAGGTGCACAGCCTGGACTGCCGCCTTGTTGCTGAGTTCTCAGACTCCAGGAGCAGCATGGAACAGGTTGTATTTCCCAAGCCTGACCCATCAGAGCCCATCCAGCGCCTCCTGAGCCAGATTGAGAGAGGCATCTTGGTGGCCAGTAACTCCAGAGGTCTCTTTGTACAACGCCTTTGCCCCATCCCCATCTCCTGGAATGCACCCCAGGCCCCACCTGGGCCAGGCCCGCATTTGCTACCCAGCAATAAGTGTGTGGAGCTCTTCAGGACCACCTATTTCTGCAGAGGTAAGACTGCTCCAGCTGGGTACTTAGGCCTTGCCCCCTAGCTCTTAATATTCCCTGGGTCTGATTTGATGGGTCCTGCCACCAGCCTGTCCAGCAGATCCTCACTGTAACCTGTGCACATCCAGTGTAGTCATAAACTCATCCCTGGCAGCTCTCCTTCCCTAGCCAAGGTCATGGAAGATTAGTTTCAGGTGGAGCCTAGTATGAGAGTCACATTTTGGGGAACATCATCACTTTGAAGGATACTGTAATTATATGAAGTTGAGTGAACAAGTCAGCACAAAGATTTTGAGCCTTGGGGCCATCTCCTACACACTCACTGGCACACACAACTCTGCATGTGTGGGAGAGCCAGTGCACCTTATATGCCCTGGTGCACTGCCCCTGTCTCTGCCACACTCCAGTTATCCTCTAAAGCTATCCCTCTCTCCCATCCAGTCTTGTAATTCTAGTTGCCTCCATTCAACTCTAAATCTGACCTTAGGAATGGGGCCAGGAACACAGGAGATAGAGTATGGGTGTTCCCAGATCTGTGGGTACCCTAGTGCTGGAAGGGTGTGAGCAAGCAACAAAGGTGTTAGCAACCAGGGCTGCTGCCTTTGAGGAtgctaaactctcagtggagaatttTTCAAGTTGAGCTGCTACCTCTAAACACTTTTTGAGGAACGGGCCCCTTTTCCTATTTGCACATGGGCAAGTAGCAGCTTAGTTTATAGCATTCCTCCTGTCCCACAGCTCCTTCTTTGGCATTGGTCTCCATGTGGCCTCACTCCCAACTCTATTTCTCCAACATGGATTCTTTGATAGTCCTTCCTTGTCTGtggaccctctctctctctctctctctctctctcctcttttttttccccccgcttttggtactggggattgacccacaGGTACTCTATCActcagttatatccccagccctttttattttattttgagacagggtctcactaagttgccaaggctagccttgaacaTGCAGTTtcctgtctcagcatcccaagtcactggggttacaggtgtgttccaTCATACTCGGTCTTCTCTCTCCATCTTTCTAACCTTTGTCCCTTTATCTTTTAGATTTGGACAGGTACTCCCAGGGCCTGGGCCCCCTACCCAAGTTCCAGGTAGCACTGCATTTCTGGGAGAGGAGCTCTGACCCCAACAATACCTCACAGAATCTTATCACAGTGCAAGTGAGTTCAGAGCAGGGGCAGAATAACCTGTCTGTGGGGGAGAGGGGAAGAGGTATTCAAGAAGAAGGGATCTTCTTTGTGGGAAGGGAGCTCCTGGGGGTAGTGTCTGTCCTGCTGTGTTCACTGAGCCCTGTTCCTCATCTCTTCCTGTACAGATGGAGCAGGCCTTTGCCCGACATTTACTGGAGAAGAGGAGCAGGCAGCCACTTTTATCCTGCTGTAGTCTAGGGGACCCACCTGCTGCCTCACCTCTCTATTCCTCCTTTCTCCTTTGAAATAAACTCATGCTTCACTCTGTTTTACTGCTTCCCTTTATGATAATAGTCATGGCTGTAAATTATGTCCTTGAACTGCTTACCCACCCTGGCTCATGAGAAACTCAAGGATTATTTTTgtccttttaaaaaaacataccCTCTTTTATCTCTAAGGAACTGGGATATTCCAAGCGATAGAAACTCAAGGGGGCCTTTCCCTTTTCACCCAACCTCCAATTCAAAAGCCAAGCACTTTACATTTTCTTCCTACATCTCCAAtaaggatttaaaataaaaattttattgaaagatgaaTCAGTATCTGATTTGTTGGGAGAAGAAGGTGGCACTTGGGTTCTTTTCCTCCTGACATATCTAGGCCCCTTTGCTCTACTCCACCCATACATTCTAGCTGGGACACTGTCTGGGCTCTGTGGGTTCTGGACCTAGCATTCTTCAGAGAGGTACCCAATAGGTAACCAAGATAAGGGAGAGGTTGGAATCATCCACCAAGAGGGGATGGGCCTATAGGCAAACAGCCAGACATTACAGCCACCATCTTCACATTGCAAGATCTGGGCTCCAGTTTTTTGCTAGACACCTCTACTTCAGGCCTGGGTTGGGTTGAGGCCTAAGCAAGGAGGAGATACTTGAGGTTGACCTGAAACTATGGTCTAGAAGCCCTGGGACCTAGGGATAGAGGGACGAGAGGGAAGAGTTGCTGAACCTCTTGTGCTTGTTGCTCCTGTCTCTGTGGGGCATATCAGACCCTGATGCCTTTTCCTCCAGCACAGAGTATACTGTCACCCAACAGGaggtcatggtggtgcatgcctataatcacagcaattcaggaggctgaggaggaggatcagaatgttgaggccagcctaggcaatttagtaagaccctgcctctaaaaaaaataatggctaggaatatggctcagtggtaaactatacttgtctagcatgggtggggccctgggtttcattcccaataacacaaacaaacaaacaaaaaaaagtgcTTCCAGACTGGATTCCTTGTTCCACCTGAGACCCGTAAAAGACCACCTGGCCTAGAATGTCTTGTTCCCAAcaccttgtttgctgaaatctgtgGACTCCAAATTGGCTGACACTCCTCTCCCTTACTCCATGTTCATTTTACCACCAAACTGGAAGTTCTTCCTTTACATGGCCACTGTCATTCACTTTTCTGAATATTCACTTCCACTAGACTAATTCCAATCCAGGTCACTTGCTCACCAGACTTGTCATAGCCTCTAGCTTTCCCTTTCCTGCACATGATACCAGATTGGTTTTCCAGACTCCTTCCTGCTCTATCACTCTTATAAACCCTCAGTGGCTCACCTTCATGATCAAATCTAGATACCTAAACACTCTTAGGATCTCACTATCCCAATCTATCAGCCTCAGTGCTGCCTTGGAGCCTTTCTGCCTCCTACACTTCCCTCTTTCCTTTGGTCTATCCATTCTCCTCCTGGGAAGTCAAGAGCCTAAACAGACATCTGCACTAGCAGCAGAGAAAGATACCGAGTACCCAGGTGCACAAACCTTTTTGTGCCCTCAATTTGCTGAAATTATTTCCTTTACTTCTGTCTTCTCTCATCCCACATCCAGTCCATCAGTAaatcttgttttttaaaaatatatccagaATCTGACTTCTCTCTGCTTCCACCACTACCActttgaaacaaaacaaaccaccatgATCTCTAATTCTCTTCTTTGCTTCCTTCCACATCTCTTTTTCCACTCTTGTCTGTCTTCAGCCTATTCTCAAGGCAGCAGAGATCTTCATTGGCATATAAATCTGCTCATAACTTTCCATTGACTCCCAACCCCCTCAGGGTAAAAGACCTTTACAACATCCTGTTTTGTGGCCTTCTGCCTCTCTCTCTATCCCCTGCACCCCCACATACTTGGGACATGTtatacttgccttgcacatgctacatgctaggcaagtgctccattaCCGAACTACTTTCGCAATGCCTgggtaagttgctgagactggctagaacttgtgatcctcctgcccagccaagttagctgagattacagatgtgcatcatCACACCTAGTTCCAATTCTCTCCAACCTCACCCTTTGTCATTCTTTCCCTCCATTGCTTTGCTCTAGGCAGCCTCCTTGAATCCACCAAACACATTTCTACCTTAGGATCTaggatcttttttattttattttttggtaccaggaattgaactcaggagcactcaacccctgagccacatccccagccctattttgtattttatttagagacagggtctcactgagttgcttagcacctcacttttgctgaggctggctttgaactcacatcccttctacctcagcctcccgcgccactgggattacaggtgtgcacaccaccacacctggcttacttTAGGGTCTTcgcacttgcttttttttttttttcttttttgtctaaaACTCTCTTCCTTTAGGTAATCATATCATCTCTTCAGAGAGGGTCTCCCTGAGGAAGCTATTTCCCTCCCCAAATAGCTCTCATCCTCCTATGCTCATTAGGCTTTGTCTTCCTTCTGTGTCATTATTTTTCATTGTAGCACTGACCACTGCTTCATATATATTTGCCTTCATATATATTTATCctctcctttccttttccctgaaaACAAGGATTTGTTTTTTCCTTGCTGTATCTCCAATGACTAGAGGAATACTTGGCACATAGTAGACATGGAATAGGCACATAATTAATACCTGTCAAATTGAATGACTAGCTGAATGAATGAACACATTAATATATGTTCTTTGCTCATCTCCTAAACTAGGTTCTGAGCAACTTCAGGGTAGGTGCCCCCACTTCATCTTTGAATCCCAAATTATTTATAAACATCAACAACTTGAGTACAGTGCTTGAAACAATTTGTAAGTGTCATGTGGAAACTAGTTTAGCCAATCACAGTGGAACAGGGATTTGGAACACTGGAATTTAAGAGAGCAGTATTCCCAACCAGGCTTTCACTAGGGAGCTGCACAGGCTAGAAGAAACAATCATAGTGGATTTCTGCTTTCTCATGTGTAAAGGCAGGGCTTGAACTAAATAGCTAAGGCAAGTGTTTTTTGATGTTATTCTTTTGTTTTGGGGGTGTGAGGATAGAacctagagcctcacacatgctagtagaCATGGACTAGATATCTAAATTCCTTTCAGCATTGACATTCTGATTGTAAATATAGGGCAACTGCACAATTATGTGACAAACACTCACTGCTCTGGATGCCTGATAATCCCTACAAAAACAAGATCCAAATCTCAAAAGTTCCCCAATTGAAGGGGACTATAAAAAGGTAGGGTCAACTCAGCTGCAACAAGAACTAAAAGTCTTATACCAGAGCCTGCCAAGAATCGATTCAAAAAAGATTCAAAAGAAATGACTGTGCAAAGGTCATAGGCTCAGGAGCAGCAAGGGGTATTTACAACTACAACCATACTACCTAATTGTGTAGTAGGAGGTGTTTGCTggcaatggaacccagggcctcatgctatgcaagcactctacccctaaaggacatccccaggcccttttatttttgagacagaatattaagttgcccaggctgacctcaacctTTCCATCCTCTGCCTCGTCTTCCTAAGTACATGCataggactacaggcatgtgccaaaacGCCTGCCCATACCATTTCGTGTTACACAAATAATTGTTTGAGCCAAATAGCTTTTATAGACCGAAAAATATGCACTGCATTCAACAAAGCTCTGAAGCCCATTTCAGCCAAAAGAACATTCATAACTCAAAAAGACCAGATGAGGCATGCCCCCAACTTAAGTTGTTCAACTTTAGGAAATGATCCTTGCTATTTCCTGTGAGATGGACTTATTCCTCTTGGACCTGTGGCATCTCTAAGGCCACCTCACACTGGACCTCTCTAGCATAGCATAGGCCTTAGTTGGACACAAAATTGGACTTGGAATTTGGAAGAAAGTGCAGGGTCTATGCACGTGTCAGGCGTCCTTAAGCCTTGGCAACCCAAGCAGGTAGGGTAGTTGCCCCCGAAGTGACCCCACCTTGCCTACCAATTGAGACACTTTGTTACCAGACCTGGCGCCAGCTAGAGGCTGGTTTGCTTCCCGCTCATTGGCCAGAGAAGCTCCTCAGAGAAGTCCTTGTTACTACAGGCGAGAATGAAAGCCTATTGGCCAGAACACTTCACAATGCCCAAACGGCCTTCAGGGTTCTTTGGATTGGTTCGCTGTCTTGTCTCGATGACCCTATGGCCTGGAACCCTAGCAGGCTGCTTGGTGCCAGGAACGAGCGCTCCCCTCAGACGCCAGCTCCCCATTGGCTGTCCTGGCACCGCCCTCCCAACCAGGAGCTAGGAGCAAAGCCTCAGAGCGCGCTCTCTGCGGCCAGACCTAGTACCACGGGAGAGCGACCCAACCGAGTGTGAGACTGAGGAGCTCGGCCTGTCTCCCTGGCCTCAAAGGTGAAGGCCTGCTATAGAGGACGCTGTGCTCCCTGGGGACCTGCTCTGTCTCCCAGCGCGGGGCCTTCCCCTCGGAGCTCCGCATCCCCAACCTGGAAACCAACCCCGAAGGCTTCAGTAAGTTTGACTAACCCACTTAGGTGCGAACCCACTTAGGTGCGGCGGAGAGAGGCGTCCCAACTCTGCGAATCTGCTGTTACCCCCTTAATTGTTTAACCAGCAGCGGTTGATCGCTTCATTAATTTAGTTTTCTGGGTCCACCCCACCGTGCCACCTGTCTAAATCCTTACTTTTCTCTGATGTGCTGGAATCTTGTGCCCTAAAGTATCCCGATTGAGATCCTAATTGGGAAGTGGTGGAACCGAGGGTGAAACCCCAGAGGGACGATGTTCTACTATCCCAACGTGCTTCAGCGCCACACTGGCTGCTTTGCCACTATCTGGTGAGGGCCAGACTGGTGGGAATGCCGGGAGAGGTAACCGGGGATCCCAGACTAACGGCTTCCTCTCATACTCACCTTCCCACCGCTCCAGGCTGGCAGCTACGCGCGGCAGCAGATTGGTGAAGCGTGAGTACCTTAAGGTGAACGTAGTGAAGACCTGGTAAGGCCCagaaaaggaggaaggagggcCTGGTGGTGAGGCGGACAAGGCTGTGGGGCGGGTGCCGGGTGCATAGATTATTTGTGTACATTGTTCCCCCAGCGAGGAAATCCTCAATTACGTGCTGGTGCGAGTGCAACCCCCGATGCCAGGCCTGCCGCGGCCCCGTTTCTCCCTCTATCTCTCCGCGCAGCTCCAGATAGGTGTGATCCGAGTCTACTCTCAGCAATGCCAGTACCTCATTGGTAAGGCTGGGAACCCTAGAGATGCGGCAGAGCTGAGTGGCCCTCTGCTAAGCTGGCTCTTTACTTTGTCCTTCCTGCCCACAGAGGACATCCAACACATCCTGGAGCGCCTGCACCGCGCCCAACTGCAGATCCGCATTGATATGGTGGAGGCTGACCTGTGAGTGTCCCACGGGAACTGGGATCACAGCAGACTGGGTGGAGCACCTATCTTCTTCTTGGCCTCAGCCTATCTCAACATCCATCCTTGACAAGCCCACATTCTCTCCCAGACCCAGTCTGCTGCTTCCCAACCACCTGGCCTTAATGGAGACCCTAGAAGATGCTCCAGACCCCTTTTTTGGGATGATGTCCGTGGATCCCAGACTTCCCAGCCCCTTTGATATCCCTCAGGTAGAGGTTATTCTAGAACATAAGTTTAACAGAAGGGGAGCTGTATCACTGTTGTCTAAAACTGGGGTTCAGGAAAAAGCCTGCTATAGCTCTTCCTCAGAAGAGATGCGGCAGGGCACTAACATGGTAAGTCCATATAGGCAGAGCCCCCTGTATTTGCCTCCTCAGGACCAACCTGCTAGGATGGTCTCCTTGCTGGAGATAGCTCTGTCCCCACTCATTTCCACATTGTTCCCACTGCCAAGGCTCTAATCCAGTTCCTCATCATCTGATCATCTGTGCACTGGTGTTCCTTACCCCAGTCCTCCTTCATCCATTCTCAACACTCCCACAGCTTAGATAATGTCACCCTGTTCCCTGGTTCCAGGCTGCAAACAGTACAAGCATTTGGAACTCTGCATACCCAGTTCTGAGATAGCCACCTTCCTACTTTTCTCTCAGCTGCCCCTGAGGTATCCTTGGCTTCCAAACATCAATTTAGTCCATGTCCCAAAGATGCAACATTCACTTTTTTGCCTATCTAAAAGAAGTGTGTCCCTAGCCTATAATGGTCACTCTTCATTCTCTACTAGTCAGTTCCTACATATACTTACAGACC
This region of Callospermophilus lateralis isolate mCalLat2 chromosome 3, mCalLat2.hap1, whole genome shotgun sequence genomic DNA includes:
- the Irf9 gene encoding interferon regulatory factor 9, with product MATGRARSTRKLRNWVVEQVESGNFPGVCWDDTNKTMFRIPWKHAGKQDFREDQDAAFFKAWAIFKGKSKEGDIGGPAVWKTRLRCALNKSPEFEEVPERGCMDVAEPYKVYRLLPPGTLPAQPETQKSPSKRRLSSVSSEREEEEDTSNNCTLSLNYLQDPLSNEVRTNGEASHSDSRSSSSRSSSPESQEGVDTTEATVQEDQVSMEHLPPLNSDYSLLLTFIYSGRVVGKAQVHSLDCRLVAEFSDSRSSMEQVVFPKPDPSEPIQRLLSQIERGILVASNSRGLFVQRLCPIPISWNAPQAPPGPGPHLLPSNKCVELFRTTYFCRDLDRYSQGLGPLPKFQVALHFWERSSDPNNTSQNLITVQMEQAFARHLLEKRSRQPLLSCCSLGDPPAASPLYSSFLL